Part of the Dethiobacter alkaliphilus AHT 1 genome, GAACTTATTGAGGAAGAATAATAACAGTCCGGGCCAACTTTGGTCCGGACTGTTAACATTTCTGTGGCATATTTTAGCAGAAAATTGTTTATACTAAAGATGAATGAGAAAAATATCCATCTATATGATATCAGAACTATGGGGTTGATTGAATGCAAAAAAGCGGAATTTTAGTGGGAATATTGTTGGTTGTTCTGCTGCTGTTTATGGTGGCAGGGTGCCGCAATGGAGTAGATGAAACAGTTGTGGAGGAGCCTGTCTCATCCGGTGAATCCGGCACCGCTGAAGAGAGAAGTGTTAGAAACGGACAAAAGGAAGCATCTGTGCCCGACCAGCCGGATGATGAAGTAGTGGTGGAGATGGTGATTCAGGCACATGCTGTGGCATTGGATATCTTTTTTTCCGCCTTTGAAGACGGCTTCTTAGGTGTTGAGCCCACCCCTTTTGATGAGGTACGGCCTACCCTTATTGAGCACTATTCGGAGCGTCTGGTGGACAAGGAGTTTAAGCAGTTTTATGAAGAGTCACTGTGGGCCTGGGGATACGAGATGCACTTTGCTTTTCCCTTTTTTGACCGGGAAAATATCATTGATTTGGATGTAAAAAAACGTGAGGACACCAGAATTGTTGTCCGCGGCACCGCTTATGTCAATTATGAAGAGCATGACACCATCACACAACATCTGATTTACGAAAACAGCCGCTGGGTCTTGGACTAATGTGGGGCCCGAAAGCTAACAAGTATTGCAACACTGGGAACAGTTCCCGGTGTTGCATTTTTCTTATACTGTGTTATAACGCTTCGCAGTTAGCCAAGCTGCAAAGGTAACAAAATAAGCGTGCCTTTTATATAGAGGAAAAAATATACTATATTTAAGCAGGAAACAATGGCTTAAGAACTAAATAGTATATATGACAGATAAATTTTTCACTTCAGTGGGGGGAAACTAATGTACCGGTTGCGTGTTTTGGATGCTAAGGCGGTGCACACAGAGGGACTAATGGAGATGATCGTTGAGCTGGATAAATATAGTGACCAGCCGTTCACAAGACAGATTTCGCAAACTCCTGTATCTGCAGATGAAGTATACATTTTGGTTCTGACAGAAGATGACCGGTTGGCCGGTTATCTGCAGTGTGGCCCGCTTGGAAAAGACAGCGAGCATTGTGGTTCATCTATGAAAATCGACAGGCGGCAGGGTCAAAGTATTCTGATTTCGCAGCTCTTGCTGCGTGCCAAAAAAGACTTGCTGCGCTACGGTTACTCATACGCTCATTAAGAAGAACAGGGCCGGGATAATCCCGGCCCTGTATATTGTTTATTTATTAATTTCCAGGTTGCCTGATACCGATCTGACCTGTACCCGGTTTTCCCCGCTTCCCACGGTGCCGGCAAAGTTGCGGTTGCCGGAGAGAGAGTCTACGGTTATGGGAAAATCACTGTTTGCTTTGCCGGAAACCGTTTGAAACTGTACGCTAAACTCGGCGTCTTCCGGAAGAATTAGCGTGGTGTTGCCTGAAGTGGTGCTTACGGTAATATTATTGGCAAACTCTTTGTAATCCAGCGTTACGTCCCCGGAGACGGTTTTAGACGTCAGTTCTCCGGCAAACCCGGAAATGCTCAGATTGCCGGATGTGGTGCTTAAGTCGGCCCATTCTGCATTAAAGTCGGTGGCCCGCAGTTTGCCGGAAACAGACTTGAAAGCCAGTGTTTGTAAAGACAGGTCGGAAGCCAGCAGGTCGCCTGAAACCGTCTGAGCCCGCAGTTTTTCAGTGTATTCACCAGGTACATAGACATCCAGGGTGAGCCGCAGGATGGTATTGAAGTTTATTCCCGGCTGCTGTTTTGGCCGGACATCAACGGAAATTCTGTTGCCGCTTTGCCGGGCAAAGTCATAGGGGATTAAATTAGGAGTTGCTTCACCATACAGGTGTACTTTAACTGTACTTTCTTCTGTGGGAATTATGTTTATATCGGTGCTGATGGTTTCAATAATGATTTCCTGCACTTCTTCACTTTCAAATACATGGGTTTCGTCGATGGTCTCCAGGCTGCCGGGGACTATCGAAGCAGTCCAGGGTCCTGCACCTGCTCCTAAAATTCCGGCAAGGGCAAAAGAGACAACCATCAGTGATAAGAGAATCATAACAATTTTTTTCATATCCAGGTTAAGCATTACGAAACCCCCTTAATAATCTTGAGATTAAACTGCAGATATTTTACTGTTCCGATAAAGAAGAATTTAGTCAGGTATACGTTGCCGATGATAAATAGTAAGCCCAGGCAAATCAGTCCGATGGAAGCAAAAAACTGTGCTGCGGGTTGGACTAATGATGCATTGGTGACCGGCAAAATGGGCCCGGCCACGGTGGTAATGAAAACTACCACACCGGAAAAAATTATTGCCGAACCTGCCACATAGAAGGCAAATAGTACCGCCAGCATAGCAATGAAAGGACCCAAAACAATTACAAGATTAAAAAAACCCAGACCCAGTGTGGCCAGCACAGCCCGGAAGATGTTACTAACAGAAGCATCGGTTTCTGCCTGATGAACGTGGTAGTCCGCATTAAACTGCCGGGCAATGGCGCGGGGATCTCCCAGGGATGCGGCGATTTCTTCCTCAGTTTTCCCGTCGGAGAGGCCGATGCGGAAGTGTTCTTCATAATCAAAAATTATTTCATCACGGTCTTGCGTTGCTATGCCCGCCAGGGCCTTATTTAATGTGGTCATAAATTCATGTTTATTCATCTGTATTCCCCCTGATAATTCGGTTAACTCCTTCCACAAATGAAAACCATTCACTGCTTAATGATTCTTTGGTTTCCCGCCCCAATTCGGTTAACTGATAGTATTTACGCGGCGGCCCCTCTTGAGATTCCTGGATGTAGGTGGTAAAAAAACCGCCATCCTTTAGCCGTTTCAGCAAAGGGTAGATTGTTCCTTCAGAAATGGCAATGTTTTTGGAAATCTCGTTAACCAGTTCGTATCCATAGCGGTCTTTTTGTGCCAGCAGCGCTAAAACACAAAGCTCCAGCACACCCTTTTTAAATTGTATATTCATAACAACATCCTTTCACCCGGAAATGTTTCCCTCCTGAATACAAGATAACACAAGCTACCTCACAATGCAAGGTACCTAGCATTATTTAGTCAGCCAGCTTTTAACTTTTAGAACACCGGGGGTCAGGTTTAATCTTATTAATCATTTGCAAAAAGGCACTGCCAGGCTGAAAGGTGGAAAATTGGGAACTGGCCCCTATTATTTCTAATAGAATGGTTTAAAATAAGAGGAGACGGAGAAAATGTGTGGAAAAATGTCAATTAAACCATTTATTTCAGGAGATGACTATGGCAAAATTAGAATTGATAGCTACCGCTGCTTTCGGCTTGGAAGCGGTGGTGGCCAAAGAGTTAAAAGAGTTGGGTTATGCAGATCAGATGGTGGAAAATGGACGGGTAACTTTTGCCGGAGATGAGGAGGCCATCTGTCGCACCAATCTGTGGTTGCGTTCGGCAGATCGGGTTTTGGTTAAGGTGGGAGAGTTTGCAGCTACTACTTTTGATGAGTTGTTTGAACAGACAAAAGCGCTGCCCTGGCCCGACTGGCTTCCGGCGGATGCAGAATTTCCGGTGGACGGTAAATCGGTTAAATCTAAGCTCTTTAGTGTTTCCGATTGTCAGGCCATTGTTAAAAAAGCTATTGTGGAGAAGATGAAGGAAAAGTACGGTAAGGATTGGTTTGAAGAAACGGGCGGCCGCTATAAAATTGAAGTGGGTCTGCTAAAAGACAGGGCTACCCTCACCATTGATACCAGCGGCGCCGGATTGCACAAGCGGGGCTATCGTGAGCTGACTGCCAAAGCACCGCTGAGGGAAACCCTGGCCGCCGCCATGGTGCGGCTAAGTAACTGGCCCGCCGACCGGGTGCTGGCCGATCCCTTTTGTGGTTCGGGGACCATTCCGGTGGAGGCGGCGCTTCTTGCTCTAAATATTGCCCCGGGGCTGAAACGGCGTTTTGCCGCAGAAAAATGGCCTGTTATTTCTGAGCGCCTGTGGCGAAATGCCCGGGAGGAGGCCAAAAGCGCCATTGTTCAGGATCGTCAACTGCGGATTATCGGCACGGATATCGATGAGAAGGTGCTGAGCCTGGCGCGTCACCATGCCAGAAAAGCGGGAGTAGACAAGCATATCCATTTTCAGCAGATGCCCTTTACCAAGCTGCGTTCCCGGTACGAATACGGATTTATTATTTGCAATCCTCCCTACGGTGAACGGCTGGGAGATGTGCGGCAGGCTGAAGCCATTTATAAAGACATGCGCAGCGTATTTGACGGTTTGCCCACCTGGTCGTTCTTTGTCCTTTCATCCCATCTGGGGTTTGAGAAAATCTTGGGCCGGCCGGCAGATAAGAAAAGGAAACTGTATAATGGCCGCCTGCAGTGTAATTATTACATGTACCGCGGACCACAGCCACAGCCCAAAAAAGAAAGCCAATAGATTGGGAGGACGCAATGTTTAAACATATCCTGTTTGATTTGGACGGTACCCTAACAGACCCGGTGGAGGGGATTTTGCGTTCCCTGCGCCATACGCTGGAGCATTTTGGTTTAGAGCAAGAGGATGAAAATCAGCTTAAAGCCTTTATCGGCCCGCCTTTGGCCGATTCTTTCCGCAGCTTGTACGGCTTCAATGAAGAACAGGTGGCGGAGGCAATCTGCTTGTACCGTGCCCACTATGCAGAGGATGGTATTTTTGGCAATAAGGTTATGCCCGGTATGGTGGAGCTTTTGACCCTCCTGCAAAGCGAAGGGAAAAAGATGTATGTGGCCACCACTAAAATGACTGCCTTTGCCCAGCAAGTATTGGAGATTTTTAAGCTGGACGGTTTTTTCTCGCTGGTCATCGGCGGAAATCCAGATGGTACCCGTACCGCAAAGCGGGAAATTATAGCAGAAATACTGGAGGTGATTCCTCCCCGGGAGCAAAAGCAGGCAGTGATGATCGGCGACAGAAAGTATGATATCATCGGGGCCAAGGCACACGGTATGGCTTCTATCGCTGTTACTTTTGGTTACGGTTCTGAAGCAGAGCTCAGAAATGAAGAACCCGATTATCTTGTTTCATCGGTGGCGGAACTGGCAAGGCTGCTCTGCCAATAAGCGGTACTTGGTTTGCCGGTTAATGTATATTGGTGGGATGTTTTAAAAAAACTTAACGAATTAGGGCGTCGATGTAAAAAAACAGTAACATTAGCGGGTACAGCATCTGTTATGATAGTAAGGAGATGCTGGGAAGGGGAATTCTATGATTAAAAATGCGTTTCCGCTATTGATACTGTTACTTATGCTTACCGGCTGTGCTTCCTCTTCTTCCCCAAACGAAAAGGAATTTGTCCAGCTGGACATGTCTGCTGATGTGGGCGACCAAATCATCAGCCTGGCCGATGTTAACTTTAAAGTTGTCCCGGAACAAACTTATTATATCCTGCTGGATGAGAGCCTAAGTGATGACGGCTCTAAGTTTGTGCGTAAATTTATAAAATATGATGGTTCTGATGGCGCTGAAGGTGCTGTGGAAGAGCTGGAAAATGAAGTAGAACTTCCTTATTCATTTAAATCGGCGGATGATGCGAGAAACTGGCTGCGGGAATTTGCTCCGGAGGAACTTGCGCTTTATCCAAAGACCTACTTAAGTGACAGTGTGCTGTCTCATTGGGAGCAGGAAGGCTATGATTACAGTGTGGAAGCAAAAAATGTTGCCCCGCTGGAGAGCTTCAAGAGAATGGGCGCAGTCACCCGCATCAGTGATCCGTTACTGATTGAGCACGATGCCCAGGAGTTAATAAAAAAGATTGAGCGGATTGAGAAGGATTACCTGCCTGATCACGCCAATATTGATGTAACCCGTGACCTGGAAGCGCTTTCTCAGTCTTTTAACTACCGGACTCAGGTTCGTTTGTTTAATGAGCCGGGTCGCTCTCAGTTGGTGTCGCTGTTGGATATTGAGCTGACCTATCGTGTGGATGAACTTGGCCACCCACTGGAATTAACGCTGGAGGCATCCTTTGAAAACCGCGAAGAGCATATAACCGGACGGTTGCTGCCGGTGATTGATGATTTGGCTACCTTTGCCTGGATGATGCGCGATGGCCTTGTGGAGGAGTTTGGAATTTACGGTGTGGGCAATAACAACTCTGAGCTGAATTACGCCAATATCAGTTTATATTATGAGGGCGAGGAAACAGGTGCCCACTACAGAGAAAACTTCTCTGTTCGTTGACATCAGAGAGAATGTAATACTTTGTTAATAAAGGGTTTGAACCACTTTTGTCGAATAGTGCTCTGTATGCCGCAAATTCGACAGAGGTGGTTTTTTATGTATCTCCCACGGCGCAACTCTCTGGGATGGCGATACTTTTGGGTGCTAAGTACAGTGATTGCTGTGCTGGTAATTATTAACTTTATCTGGAGTACCCTTTCTTTTCGGGAAAGTGAATATAACCGTGTTCGGGAAAAGGCTTCGATAATAACGGAGCAGTTTATTGCCACCCGTTCTTTTATAGCTAAGAATCAGGACCGCATTAATAACGATTCGCAGGGCAATTTTGAATTTAAGCATTTGAATCCGGCGGCGGTGGGCAGGGGGGTAGGCGATCTGCTGGCGGAGCGTACAGATTATGCCATTAAACAGGTCCGGGTAAATCCGCGCAATCCCCAAAACGAGCCGGATGCTTTTGAGCGGGAAGCATTGGAGCGCTTCTCTCAGGACAGCAGCTTGGAGGAAATCTATCAGGAAGCTGATATGGATGGGCAGAGCGTGTTCCGCTATATTGTGCCTCTCTACATAGAGGAGTCCTGTCTTGACTGTCACGGCGGAGAGGCAGGTACCATCGATGTAGCCGGTTTTGCCAGCGAGGGCCTGCAGGAGGGTGATCTGGGCGGTGCCATAAGTGTTGTGGTTCCCACTGATTTAACTCAGGCTGCGTTAGGTAGTTTCCGTAACCGCCTTTTTGTATTCAGCGCTATATTGCTTGTTGTAACCCTTTCCGTCATCATGTTTGTCACCAGCCGTTTGGTGGCCCGGCCCCTCCAGGAGTTGACAAACCGGGTACTGGAGGTAGGTAAGGGAAATCTGAATGCCGATTTCGGCGATATCCATGCTTATGGGGAAGTTGCTACCCTTTCCCGGGAGTTTTCCGACATGGTCGCCAAAATAAAAGACCTCTATGATAATATGGAGCGGAAGGTCAAGTCCCGTACCAGGGAATTGGAAGCGGCCAATCTGCGGCTGACGGAAGGAAAAAAATCTCTGGCCGTGCTTAACCAAAAGCTCAGCGAAAACAGCCGCTTAAAGAGTGAGTTTATGGCCACCATGACTCATGAGCTGCGGACACCGCTAACTTCCATTGTGGCTTTCTGTGAGCTACTTCTCGATGAAATACCCGGACCCATTAATGAAGAGCAGCAAGAAAACCTGATGGATATTAAAACCAGTGCCCAGCAGCTGATGCTGTTGATTAATGATATTTTGGATATGGCCAAGTTTGAAGCAGGTCATTTGCGCCTGGATAAAGAAAATGTAGACTTAAATGATGTCTTTCGTGCCGTTCGCCGCACCATGTCTTCCATTGCCTATCAAAACGGTGTGCGCCTGGATGTAAGCGCAGTTGATTTGCCGCTGGTTTACGGTGATCCGGAACGGTTACGGCAAATGCTCAGTAACCTTATTGCCAATGCTGTTAAACACAGTAAGGAAGGCGGCTATGTTCACATCTACGCCAAAGCAGACAATGAGTTTGCCGCCATTTCCGTGGAAGATAACGGGGACGGCATTCCTCCGGAATTGATGCCGCATATCTTTGAGAAATTCCGGCAGGGGGAAGATTCACTAAAACGCCGTCGCAACGGCACAGGCCTGGGCCTGGCGTTGGTGAAAACGCTTGCAGAATTACAGGATGGCAATATCTCAGTTAACAGTGAAGTCGGAGAAGGAACCACATTTACAATCCACATTCCCTTTGCCAAGCAAGAAGGAGGATTAAATGATGAGTAAAACAACAAAGATTCTCGTAGTAGATGATGAGCCGAAAATCAGGCGCATTGTGGAGCAAAGTCTGCGCAAGGATGCCTACCGTGTTGTGCATGCCTGTGACGGATTAGAGGCTCTGCAGAAGCTGGAGACAGAGCATCCCGATTTGCTGGTTCTGGATTTAATGATGCCGGAGATGGATGGCTTTGAGGTTTGCAAAGCAATGCGCAACCGTGGTGATAACACGCCGGTTATTATCCTCACTGCTAAGGATGAGCTGGAAGACAAAGCGTTTGGCTTTAATCTGGGAGTTGATGATTATGTCACCAAACCCTTTAGCCCCTCGGAACTGGCGCTCCGTGTTAAGGCAGTGCTGCGCCGGGTCAGCGGTGAAGAGCTGGCCCCTCGCCTTAAAGAAGGCACCTTCGATGACGGCCGTTTATATATTAACAGCAAAACCCGGGAAGTCCGTTTAAACGGGGAAGATGTCTATCTGACAGCCAAAGAGTTTGACCTGTTATGGGTTTTGGCCAATAATCCCGGCGTTGTGTACAGCCGCGACCAGCTTTTGGATATGGTATGGGGCAATGAATATTTTGGAGATGCGGGCACAGTAACCGTGTTAATTCGCCGCATCCGGGAAAAAATAGAAAAAGATCCTGCCAACCCTACCTATCTGCGTACCGTTTGGGGGATTGGATATAAGTTTGAAGCGGTCTCTATTTAATTTCTAATTTATTTTTACTTGGGCATAATGATAGTGAGGGATGCTTTTTGCGATGCGGCGTTGACATTATTGAAATATCCAGGATTGCCCGCGCCTATCGCCGGCGCCCACAGCTATTTATGAAACGTTTCTTTACCGCAGAGGAACAAGCTCAGCTGGCCGGACGTAAACATGTGGAAAAGCATCTGGCGGCCCGCTTTGCCGGAAAAGAGGCGGTAGCTAAGCTTTTGGGGACAGGTATTGGCTCTATTGGCTGGAGAGAGGTGGAGATTCTCACTCTTGCCGGCGGACAGCCTGTGGTTAATCTGCACGGCAGGGCAGCGAGCCGTGCCAAAGAGCTGTGCCTGGGTCAAATTTCCATATCCCTTAGTCACGCCCGGGAATATGCCGTGGCGCAGGCAGTGGCAGCCATTCTTACAGAATTATAAAACTATATATAAATGTTAAAATACACTTGACGGCAGAAATGCCGTCTGATACTCTAATGTAAAGCCGAGTAAATTTATCGGGATTTGATGGGCAGGTAATGTGTATGAAGGTTTCTGCAAAAGGAGAATACGGTGTACGTGCCATGGCAATTCTGGCGCTGGAATTTCGGGCCGGGCCCATTCCCCTGCGCGAAATTGCCAAGCGTGAAGGGATTTCCTATCAGTTTCTGGAGCAGATTTTTCTGCCGCTCAGGCGTGCCGGTCTGATTGATTCGGTGCGGGGAGCCAAGGGAGGTTATGTGCTGGCCCGTCCACCGGATGAAATTAAGGTTGGCGATATCCTGCGCGCTCTGGAAGGCCCCATAGCTCCGGTGGAATGTGTGGGGGAAGGAAATACGGATGCCTGCGGGCGCAGTGCCGCATGCCTCACGCGCGGAATATGGGAAAAGCTGCGGGATACAATGTCTGAAGTTTTAAATGATATTACACTGGCCGATGTAATAAAGATGTCGGCCGATTCGACATAGGAGGGCTGTCCATGAAAAAAATATATTTGGACCACGGCGCAACAACTAAGATGAACCCGGAAGTCCTGGAGACTATGATGCCTTATATGACAGAAATTTACGGCAATCCGTCCAGTATTCACTTCTTCGGACGTGAGGTGCGTAAAGCTGTGGAGGAGGCCAGGGAAAAGGTGGCCGCCGCCATTGGTGCGCAGCCACGGGAAATCATTTTCACCTCCGGAGGCACCGAATCCGATAATTTAGCCATTCGTGGTGTGGCCAGGGCACTGCGGAAAAAAGGCAACCATATCATCACCAGTGCGGTGGAGCACCATGCGGTGATTGATACCTGCAATGCCCTAAAAGACGAGGGCTTTGAAGTTACCGCCGTCCCTGTGGATGAGCATGGCATGGTGAATGTAAAGGATGTGGAGGCGGCCATC contains:
- a CDS encoding PadR family transcriptional regulator produces the protein MNIQFKKGVLELCVLALLAQKDRYGYELVNEISKNIAISEGTIYPLLKRLKDGGFFTTYIQESQEGPPRKYYQLTELGRETKESLSSEWFSFVEGVNRIIRGNTDE
- a CDS encoding HAD hydrolase-like protein, producing the protein MFKHILFDLDGTLTDPVEGILRSLRHTLEHFGLEQEDENQLKAFIGPPLADSFRSLYGFNEEQVAEAICLYRAHYAEDGIFGNKVMPGMVELLTLLQSEGKKMYVATTKMTAFAQQVLEIFKLDGFFSLVIGGNPDGTRTAKREIIAEILEVIPPREQKQAVMIGDRKYDIIGAKAHGMASIAVTFGYGSEAELRNEEPDYLVSSVAELARLLCQ
- a CDS encoding DUF4097 family beta strand repeat-containing protein — translated: MLNLDMKKIVMILLSLMVVSFALAGILGAGAGPWTASIVPGSLETIDETHVFESEEVQEIIIETISTDINIIPTEESTVKVHLYGEATPNLIPYDFARQSGNRISVDVRPKQQPGINFNTILRLTLDVYVPGEYTEKLRAQTVSGDLLASDLSLQTLAFKSVSGKLRATDFNAEWADLSTTSGNLSISGFAGELTSKTVSGDVTLDYKEFANNITVSTTSGNTTLILPEDAEFSVQFQTVSGKANSDFPITVDSLSGNRNFAGTVGSGENRVQVRSVSGNLEINK
- a CDS encoding THUMP domain-containing class I SAM-dependent RNA methyltransferase, yielding MAKLELIATAAFGLEAVVAKELKELGYADQMVENGRVTFAGDEEAICRTNLWLRSADRVLVKVGEFAATTFDELFEQTKALPWPDWLPADAEFPVDGKSVKSKLFSVSDCQAIVKKAIVEKMKEKYGKDWFEETGGRYKIEVGLLKDRATLTIDTSGAGLHKRGYRELTAKAPLRETLAAAMVRLSNWPADRVLADPFCGSGTIPVEAALLALNIAPGLKRRFAAEKWPVISERLWRNAREEAKSAIVQDRQLRIIGTDIDEKVLSLARHHARKAGVDKHIHFQQMPFTKLRSRYEYGFIICNPPYGERLGDVRQAEAIYKDMRSVFDGLPTWSFFVLSSHLGFEKILGRPADKKRKLYNGRLQCNYYMYRGPQPQPKKESQ
- a CDS encoding ATP-binding protein; this translates as MYLPRRNSLGWRYFWVLSTVIAVLVIINFIWSTLSFRESEYNRVREKASIITEQFIATRSFIAKNQDRINNDSQGNFEFKHLNPAAVGRGVGDLLAERTDYAIKQVRVNPRNPQNEPDAFEREALERFSQDSSLEEIYQEADMDGQSVFRYIVPLYIEESCLDCHGGEAGTIDVAGFASEGLQEGDLGGAISVVVPTDLTQAALGSFRNRLFVFSAILLVVTLSVIMFVTSRLVARPLQELTNRVLEVGKGNLNADFGDIHAYGEVATLSREFSDMVAKIKDLYDNMERKVKSRTRELEAANLRLTEGKKSLAVLNQKLSENSRLKSEFMATMTHELRTPLTSIVAFCELLLDEIPGPINEEQQENLMDIKTSAQQLMLLINDILDMAKFEAGHLRLDKENVDLNDVFRAVRRTMSSIAYQNGVRLDVSAVDLPLVYGDPERLRQMLSNLIANAVKHSKEGGYVHIYAKADNEFAAISVEDNGDGIPPELMPHIFEKFRQGEDSLKRRRNGTGLGLALVKTLAELQDGNISVNSEVGEGTTFTIHIPFAKQEGGLNDE
- a CDS encoding response regulator transcription factor, with the translated sequence MSKTTKILVVDDEPKIRRIVEQSLRKDAYRVVHACDGLEALQKLETEHPDLLVLDLMMPEMDGFEVCKAMRNRGDNTPVIILTAKDELEDKAFGFNLGVDDYVTKPFSPSELALRVKAVLRRVSGEELAPRLKEGTFDDGRLYINSKTREVRLNGEDVYLTAKEFDLLWVLANNPGVVYSRDQLLDMVWGNEYFGDAGTVTVLIRRIREKIEKDPANPTYLRTVWGIGYKFEAVSI
- a CDS encoding RrF2 family transcriptional regulator, coding for MKVSAKGEYGVRAMAILALEFRAGPIPLREIAKREGISYQFLEQIFLPLRRAGLIDSVRGAKGGYVLARPPDEIKVGDILRALEGPIAPVECVGEGNTDACGRSAACLTRGIWEKLRDTMSEVLNDITLADVIKMSADST
- a CDS encoding HAAS signaling domain-containing protein — protein: MNKHEFMTTLNKALAGIATQDRDEIIFDYEEHFRIGLSDGKTEEEIAASLGDPRAIARQFNADYHVHQAETDASVSNIFRAVLATLGLGFFNLVIVLGPFIAMLAVLFAFYVAGSAIIFSGVVVFITTVAGPILPVTNASLVQPAAQFFASIGLICLGLLFIIGNVYLTKFFFIGTVKYLQFNLKIIKGVS
- the acpS gene encoding holo-ACP synthase: MRCGVDIIEISRIARAYRRRPQLFMKRFFTAEEQAQLAGRKHVEKHLAARFAGKEAVAKLLGTGIGSIGWREVEILTLAGGQPVVNLHGRAASRAKELCLGQISISLSHAREYAVAQAVAAILTEL